Proteins from a single region of Styela clava chromosome 1, kaStyClav1.hap1.2, whole genome shotgun sequence:
- the LOC120340120 gene encoding programmed cell death protein 2-like, whose amino-acid sequence MAAMATSRNQVLLGVLDEKIGTSTISLNVNRVGGRVNLNQSKSVGTVVPSCVLCGDSQILVTHLYCPLDVSSHHRILCVFSCSRSSCWSKSKGWTVLRILISDKNSLEIEKSTNVSEEVWGDGDENEWGDGDETEWGDESDMNSSRKIVAEEKDVSTKLSQMKISNNHKNIISCKYDNATMEHPSKIYLPAYYINVYDETECVKLTQKTKKGEQNYSLSSDEMKQYADFASGKCTLNPESYERTEQNDKLFYKFWKTNQICPEQIIRYCHGGTPLHAKKSNDKIPICPDCGSLRVYEMQLMPALLPCLQTDSFSLEFSTVLVYTCSKNCSNDGDLSVKKEYLIYQDDPDLSYFKGQKQCTS is encoded by the coding sequence ATGGCTGCCATGGCTACTTCAAGAAATCAAGTTCTTCTTGGTGTTCTggatgaaaaaattggaacatCAACAATTTCATTAAATGTAAACAGAGTTGGTGGAAGAGTCAATCTAAATCAGTCAAAGTCGGTTGGTACTGTTGTGCCTAGTTGTGTGTTATGTGGTGATAGCCAAATTTTAGTAACACATCTCTATTGTCCACTAGATGTTTCATCACACCACCGAATACTGTGTGTATTTAGTTGTTCTCGTTCATCTTGTTGGAGTAAGAGCAAAGGTTGGACGGTTTTAAGAATACTGATTTCTGATAAAAACAGTTTGGAAATTGAGAAGTCCACAAATGTTTCGGAAGAAGTTTGGGGGGATGGTGACGAGAATGAATGGGGAGATGGTGACGAAACTGAATGGGGAGATGAGAGCGATATGAATAGTTCTAGAAAAATTGTTGCAGAAGAAAAAGATGTTTCTACTAAACTCAGTCAAATGAAGATCTCAAATAATCACAAGAACATTATTTCATGTAAATATGATAATGCAACTATGGAACATCCATCTAAAATTTATCTTCCTGCATATTATATCAATGTATATGATGAAACTGAATGTGTCAAATTAACACAGAAGACGAAGAAAGGAGAGCAAAATTATTCTCTTTCTTCTGATGAAATGAAACAATATGCTGATTTTGCCAGTGGTAAATGCACATTGAATCCTGAAAGTTATGAGCGTACTGAGCAAAATGATAAACTATTTTACAAATTCTGGAAAACTAATCAAATCTGCCCTGAGCAGATTATTCGTTACTGCCATGGTGGAACGCCATTGCATGCGAAAAAATCAAATGATAAAATACCCATTTGTCCTGACTGTGGATCTCTCCGGGTGTATGAAATGCAATTAATGCCAGCCCTTTTACCATGTTTACAGACAGACAGCTTCTCCCTAGAGTTTTCTACTGTCCTTGTATATACATGTTCAAAAAACTGTTCAAATGATGGTGATTTGAGTGTTAAAAAAGAATACTTAATTTATCAAGATGATCCAGATTTATCTTATTTTAAGGGTCAAAAACAATGCACAAGTTAA